In Populus alba chromosome 1, ASM523922v2, whole genome shotgun sequence, a single window of DNA contains:
- the LOC118046939 gene encoding axial regulator YABBY 5 isoform X3: MSLELVSEPVCYVHCNLCNTILAVSVPSSSLFNIVTVRCGHCGNLLSVNMGASLQTLPLQDPQSQKLLLINSEDLNKNFGSSSKCNKVTASESTEHEPPRMPAIRPPEKRQRVPSAYNRFIKEEIQRIKASNPDISHREAFSTAAKNWAHFPHIHFGLKLDSNKHAKLDHQSFAGEGTQKTSGLYEINGSL, translated from the exons ATGTCTCTGGAGTTGGTATCTGAACCTGTTTGTTATGTTCACTGCAACCTCTGCAACACCATTTTAGCG GTTAGTGTTCCAAGCAGCAGTTTGTTCAATATTGTGACAGTAAGATGCGGGCATTGTGGCAATTTGCTGTCTGTGAACATGGGAGCATCCTTACAAACACTTCCTCTTCAAGATCCCCAA TCACAGAAACTGCTCCTTATTAACTCAGAAGATTTGAACAAGAACTTTGGCTCATCTTCCAAATGTAACAAGGTCACTGCTTCAGAGTCTACGGAGCACGAACCACCTAGGATGCCCGCCATCCGCC CCCCGGAGAAGAGGCAGCGTGTTCCTTCTGCATATAATCGGTTCATCAA GGAGGAAATTCAAAGGATCAAGGCTAGTAACCCTGACATTAGCCACAGAGAAGCTTTCAGCACAGCAGCAAAAAAT tGGGCACATTTTCCTCACATTCACTTTGGACTGAAGCTGGACAGCAACAAGCACGCAAAATTGGACCACCAGTCATTTGCAGGAGAGGGCACCCAAAAAACCAGTGGATTGTACGAGATCAATGGCTCCCTGTGA
- the LOC118046939 gene encoding axial regulator YABBY 5 isoform X7, with amino-acid sequence MSSSYLFIVIEVLKFEVSVPSSSLFNIVTVRCGHCGNLLSVNMGASLQTLPLQDPQSQKLLLINSEDLNKNFGSSSKCNKVTASESTEHEPPRMPAIRPPEKRQRVPSAYNRFIKEEIQRIKASNPDISHREAFSTAAKNWAHFPHIHFGLKLDSNKHAKLDHQSFAGEGTQKTSGLYEINGSL; translated from the exons ATGTCGTCTAGTTACCTTTTCATAGTTATCGAAGTACTAAAGTTTGAA GTTAGTGTTCCAAGCAGCAGTTTGTTCAATATTGTGACAGTAAGATGCGGGCATTGTGGCAATTTGCTGTCTGTGAACATGGGAGCATCCTTACAAACACTTCCTCTTCAAGATCCCCAA TCACAGAAACTGCTCCTTATTAACTCAGAAGATTTGAACAAGAACTTTGGCTCATCTTCCAAATGTAACAAGGTCACTGCTTCAGAGTCTACGGAGCACGAACCACCTAGGATGCCCGCCATCCGCC CCCCGGAGAAGAGGCAGCGTGTTCCTTCTGCATATAATCGGTTCATCAA GGAGGAAATTCAAAGGATCAAGGCTAGTAACCCTGACATTAGCCACAGAGAAGCTTTCAGCACAGCAGCAAAAAAT tGGGCACATTTTCCTCACATTCACTTTGGACTGAAGCTGGACAGCAACAAGCACGCAAAATTGGACCACCAGTCATTTGCAGGAGAGGGCACCCAAAAAACCAGTGGATTGTACGAGATCAATGGCTCCCTGTGA
- the LOC118046939 gene encoding axial regulator YABBY 5 isoform X4: protein MSLELVSEPVCYVHCNLCNTILAVSVPSSSLFNIVTVRCGHCGNLLSVNMGASLQTLPLQDPQKLLLINSEDLNKNFGSSSKCNKVTASESTEHEPPRMPAIRPPEKRQRVPSAYNRFIKEEIQRIKASNPDISHREAFSTAAKNWAHFPHIHFGLKLDSNKHAKLDHQSFAGEGTQKTSGLYEINGSL from the exons ATGTCTCTGGAGTTGGTATCTGAACCTGTTTGTTATGTTCACTGCAACCTCTGCAACACCATTTTAGCG GTTAGTGTTCCAAGCAGCAGTTTGTTCAATATTGTGACAGTAAGATGCGGGCATTGTGGCAATTTGCTGTCTGTGAACATGGGAGCATCCTTACAAACACTTCCTCTTCAAGATCCCCAA AAACTGCTCCTTATTAACTCAGAAGATTTGAACAAGAACTTTGGCTCATCTTCCAAATGTAACAAGGTCACTGCTTCAGAGTCTACGGAGCACGAACCACCTAGGATGCCCGCCATCCGCC CCCCGGAGAAGAGGCAGCGTGTTCCTTCTGCATATAATCGGTTCATCAA GGAGGAAATTCAAAGGATCAAGGCTAGTAACCCTGACATTAGCCACAGAGAAGCTTTCAGCACAGCAGCAAAAAAT tGGGCACATTTTCCTCACATTCACTTTGGACTGAAGCTGGACAGCAACAAGCACGCAAAATTGGACCACCAGTCATTTGCAGGAGAGGGCACCCAAAAAACCAGTGGATTGTACGAGATCAATGGCTCCCTGTGA
- the LOC118046939 gene encoding axial regulator YABBY 5 isoform X6 has product MSSSYLFIVIEVLKFEVYIFDVSVPSSSLFNIVTVRCGHCGNLLSVNMGASLQTLPLQDPQKLLLINSEDLNKNFGSSSKCNKVTASESTEHEPPRMPAIRPPEKRQRVPSAYNRFIKEEIQRIKASNPDISHREAFSTAAKNWAHFPHIHFGLKLDSNKHAKLDHQSFAGEGTQKTSGLYEINGSL; this is encoded by the exons ATGTCGTCTAGTTACCTTTTCATAGTTATCGAAGTACTAAAGTTTGAAGTATATATCTTCGAT GTTAGTGTTCCAAGCAGCAGTTTGTTCAATATTGTGACAGTAAGATGCGGGCATTGTGGCAATTTGCTGTCTGTGAACATGGGAGCATCCTTACAAACACTTCCTCTTCAAGATCCCCAA AAACTGCTCCTTATTAACTCAGAAGATTTGAACAAGAACTTTGGCTCATCTTCCAAATGTAACAAGGTCACTGCTTCAGAGTCTACGGAGCACGAACCACCTAGGATGCCCGCCATCCGCC CCCCGGAGAAGAGGCAGCGTGTTCCTTCTGCATATAATCGGTTCATCAA GGAGGAAATTCAAAGGATCAAGGCTAGTAACCCTGACATTAGCCACAGAGAAGCTTTCAGCACAGCAGCAAAAAAT tGGGCACATTTTCCTCACATTCACTTTGGACTGAAGCTGGACAGCAACAAGCACGCAAAATTGGACCACCAGTCATTTGCAGGAGAGGGCACCCAAAAAACCAGTGGATTGTACGAGATCAATGGCTCCCTGTGA
- the LOC118046939 gene encoding axial regulator YABBY 5 isoform X5, whose protein sequence is MSSSYLFIVIEVLKFEVYIFDVSVPSSSLFNIVTVRCGHCGNLLSVNMGASLQTLPLQDPQSQKLLLINSEDLNKNFGSSSKCNKVTASESTEHEPPRMPAIRPPEKRQRVPSAYNRFIKEEIQRIKASNPDISHREAFSTAAKNWAHFPHIHFGLKLDSNKHAKLDHQSFAGEGTQKTSGLYEINGSL, encoded by the exons ATGTCGTCTAGTTACCTTTTCATAGTTATCGAAGTACTAAAGTTTGAAGTATATATCTTCGAT GTTAGTGTTCCAAGCAGCAGTTTGTTCAATATTGTGACAGTAAGATGCGGGCATTGTGGCAATTTGCTGTCTGTGAACATGGGAGCATCCTTACAAACACTTCCTCTTCAAGATCCCCAA TCACAGAAACTGCTCCTTATTAACTCAGAAGATTTGAACAAGAACTTTGGCTCATCTTCCAAATGTAACAAGGTCACTGCTTCAGAGTCTACGGAGCACGAACCACCTAGGATGCCCGCCATCCGCC CCCCGGAGAAGAGGCAGCGTGTTCCTTCTGCATATAATCGGTTCATCAA GGAGGAAATTCAAAGGATCAAGGCTAGTAACCCTGACATTAGCCACAGAGAAGCTTTCAGCACAGCAGCAAAAAAT tGGGCACATTTTCCTCACATTCACTTTGGACTGAAGCTGGACAGCAACAAGCACGCAAAATTGGACCACCAGTCATTTGCAGGAGAGGGCACCCAAAAAACCAGTGGATTGTACGAGATCAATGGCTCCCTGTGA
- the LOC118046939 gene encoding axial regulator YABBY 5 isoform X2: MHHINERKPLRHPTYIPYHFSFLFCPTHFRVSVPSSSLFNIVTVRCGHCGNLLSVNMGASLQTLPLQDPQKLLLINSEDLNKNFGSSSKCNKVTASESTEHEPPRMPAIRPPEKRQRVPSAYNRFIKEEIQRIKASNPDISHREAFSTAAKNWAHFPHIHFGLKLDSNKHAKLDHQSFAGEGTQKTSGLYEINGSL, from the exons ATGCATCACATAAACGAAAGGAAACCACTAAGACACCCCACTTACATACCATACCATTTCAGTTTTCTATTTTGCCCGACACATTTTCGT GTTAGTGTTCCAAGCAGCAGTTTGTTCAATATTGTGACAGTAAGATGCGGGCATTGTGGCAATTTGCTGTCTGTGAACATGGGAGCATCCTTACAAACACTTCCTCTTCAAGATCCCCAA AAACTGCTCCTTATTAACTCAGAAGATTTGAACAAGAACTTTGGCTCATCTTCCAAATGTAACAAGGTCACTGCTTCAGAGTCTACGGAGCACGAACCACCTAGGATGCCCGCCATCCGCC CCCCGGAGAAGAGGCAGCGTGTTCCTTCTGCATATAATCGGTTCATCAA GGAGGAAATTCAAAGGATCAAGGCTAGTAACCCTGACATTAGCCACAGAGAAGCTTTCAGCACAGCAGCAAAAAAT tGGGCACATTTTCCTCACATTCACTTTGGACTGAAGCTGGACAGCAACAAGCACGCAAAATTGGACCACCAGTCATTTGCAGGAGAGGGCACCCAAAAAACCAGTGGATTGTACGAGATCAATGGCTCCCTGTGA
- the LOC118046937 gene encoding protein STRICTOSIDINE SYNTHASE-LIKE 3 — translation MTPTGILAGLFLLLALYCGVDPWKQSAISGFPDFKSYKVEMPPWSLLPKEKDEENSLQRSEIKFLNQIQGPESMAFDPLGRGPYTGVADGRILFYDGQKWTDFAYTSSNRSEICNPQPSPLSYLKNEHICGRPLGLRFDKKTGDLYIADAYFGLMKVGPEGGLATSLANEAEGIPLRFTNDLDIDDEGNIYFTDSSTTYQRRNFMQLVFSGESSGRVLKYNPTTKETTVLVRNLQFPNGVSLSKDGSFFVFCEGSIGRLRKYWLKGEKAGTSEVLAILPGFPDNVRTNEEGNFWLAVHCRRSFYTHISAQYPKLRTFLLKLPIPTKIHYLLQIGGWPHGLVVKYSPEGKLLQILEDSQGKVVKAISEVEEKDGKLWMGSVLMPFVAVYNLD, via the exons ATGACGCCAACCGGAATTCTTGCTGGACTGTTTCTCCTTCTAGCTCTGTACTGTGGCGTAGACCCATGGAAGCAGAGTGCAATCTCAGGATTCCCAGACTTCAAGTCATACAAAGTTGAAATGCCTCCTTGGTCACTACTCCCTAAAGAGAAGGATGAAGAAAACTCACTCCAAAGATCAGAGATCAAGTTCTTGAATCAGATTCAAGGCCCTGAAAGCATGGCCTTTGACCCTCTTGGTCGTGGTCCTTACACTGGTGTTGCCGATGGCAGGATTCTCTTTTATGATGGCCAAAAATGGACTGATTTTGCTTACACTTCAAGCAACAG ATCAGAAATATGTAATCCTCAACCGTCGCCTTTGAGTTATTTGAAGAATGAGCACATTTGTGGCAGACCTTTGGGGCTCCGATTTGACAAGAAAACTGGTGATTTATACATAGCAGATGCATATTTTGGGCTGATGAAAGTGGGGCCAGAAGGTGGGTTAGCAACATCACTTGCAAATGAGGCAGAAGGGATCCCTCTGCGGTTTACCAATGATCTAGACATTGATGATGAAGGAAACATTTACTTCACAGATAGCAGTACAACATATCAGAGGAG GAACTTCATGCAGTTGGTTTTCTCTGGGGAGAGCAGTGGGAGGGTTCTAAAGTACAATCCAACTACCAAAGAAACCACTGTCCTTGTGAGGAATCTTCAATTTCCAAATGGTGTGTCCCTAAGTAAGGATGGGTCCTTCTTTGTGTTCTGTGAAGGATCCATAGGCAG ATTACGCAAGTACTGGCTGAAAGGTGAGAAAGCTGGAACTTCAGAAGTTTTAGCCATCTTACCTGGATTTCCTGACAATGTCAGAACAAATGAAGAAGGTAACTTTTGGCTAGCAGTCCATTGTCGTCGGAGCTTTTACACTCACATAAGCGCACAATACCCAAAGCTAAGGACATTCCTGCTCAAGCTCCCAATTCCAACGAAGATTCATTACCTGCTTCAAATAGGGGGCTGGCCCCATGGTTTAGTTGTCAAATACAGCCCAGAAGGTAAGCTCTTGCAGATATTGGAGGACAGTCAGGGAAAGGTTGTGAAAGCAATCAGTGAAGTGGAAGAGAAAGATGGTAAACTGTGGATGGGGAGTGTTTTGATGCCTTTTGTCGCAGTTTACAACTTGGATTAA
- the LOC118046938 gene encoding dirigent protein 23, with protein sequence MAMNSKLLLLFALAVVFSCKSTDALKVKATRIQFYMHDVISGPNPTAVRVAGPDNSTTTSPNATAAMFGSIYMMDNPLTVTPDPNSTVVGRAQGIYGMSSQNEFSLLMSLTVGFISGPYNGSTFSVLGRNPIMSEVREMPVVGGTGIFRLARGYCLAKTHSMVGFDAIIGYNVTLLHY encoded by the coding sequence ATGGCAATGAACAGCAAACTCTTGCTTCTCTTTGCCCTCGCTGTTGTCTTCTCCTGCAAAAGCACAGACGCCTTGAAGGTTAAAGCCACTCGTATCCAATTCTACATGCACGATGTTATTAGCGGTCCCAATCCAACTGCTGTCAGGGTTGCAGGCCCTGATAACTCCACCACCACCAGCCCAAATGCAACTGCCGCCATGTTCGGGTCTATTTACATGATGGACAACCCGCTCACAGTCACACCCGACCCGAACTCCACAGTTGTAGGACGCGCACAAGGGATTTATGGCATGTCCTCACAAAACGAGTTCAGCCTTCTAATGTCACTCACTGTTGGGTTCATTAGCGGACCTTACAATGGCAGCACATTTAGCGTGCTTGGCCGGAATCCGATAATGAGCGAGGTGAGAGAAATGCCTGTCGTCGGTGGTACCGGGATCTTCAGGCTTGCCCGTGGATATTGCCTGGCGAAGACCCACTCGATGGTTGGATTTGATGCCATCATTGGATACAATGTGACATTGTTACACTACTGA
- the LOC118046939 gene encoding axial regulator YABBY 5 isoform X1 gives MHHINERKPLRHPTYIPYHFSFLFCPTHFRVSVPSSSLFNIVTVRCGHCGNLLSVNMGASLQTLPLQDPQSQKLLLINSEDLNKNFGSSSKCNKVTASESTEHEPPRMPAIRPPEKRQRVPSAYNRFIKEEIQRIKASNPDISHREAFSTAAKNWAHFPHIHFGLKLDSNKHAKLDHQSFAGEGTQKTSGLYEINGSL, from the exons ATGCATCACATAAACGAAAGGAAACCACTAAGACACCCCACTTACATACCATACCATTTCAGTTTTCTATTTTGCCCGACACATTTTCGT GTTAGTGTTCCAAGCAGCAGTTTGTTCAATATTGTGACAGTAAGATGCGGGCATTGTGGCAATTTGCTGTCTGTGAACATGGGAGCATCCTTACAAACACTTCCTCTTCAAGATCCCCAA TCACAGAAACTGCTCCTTATTAACTCAGAAGATTTGAACAAGAACTTTGGCTCATCTTCCAAATGTAACAAGGTCACTGCTTCAGAGTCTACGGAGCACGAACCACCTAGGATGCCCGCCATCCGCC CCCCGGAGAAGAGGCAGCGTGTTCCTTCTGCATATAATCGGTTCATCAA GGAGGAAATTCAAAGGATCAAGGCTAGTAACCCTGACATTAGCCACAGAGAAGCTTTCAGCACAGCAGCAAAAAAT tGGGCACATTTTCCTCACATTCACTTTGGACTGAAGCTGGACAGCAACAAGCACGCAAAATTGGACCACCAGTCATTTGCAGGAGAGGGCACCCAAAAAACCAGTGGATTGTACGAGATCAATGGCTCCCTGTGA